The following coding sequences lie in one Oryza brachyantha chromosome 10, ObraRS2, whole genome shotgun sequence genomic window:
- the LOC102708833 gene encoding delta(24)-sterol reductase: MADLQEPLVRPKRKKVLVDYLVQFRWILVIFVVLPISALIYFNIYLGDVWSAMKSEKRRQREHDDNVQKVVKRLKQRNPKKDGLVCTARKPWIAVGMRNVDYKRARHFEVDLSAFRNILEIDRERMVAKVEPLVNMGQITRATCPMNLALAVVAELDDLTVGGLINGYGIEGSSHLYGLFSDTVVAMEIVLADGRVVRATKDNEFSDLFYGIPWSQGTLGFLVSAEIKLIPIKEYMRLTYTPAKGSLKDIAQAYADSFAPRDGDPAKVPDFVEGMVYTETEGVMMTGMYASKEEAKKPGNKINNVGWWFKPWFYQHAQTALKKGEFVEYIPTREYYHRHTRCLYWEGKLILPFGDQFWFRFLLGWLMPPKVSLLKATQGESIRNYYHDNHVIQDMLVPLYKVGDALEFVHKEMEVYPLWLCPHRLYKLPVKTMVYPEPGFEHHHRQGDTSYAQMFTDVGVYYAPAAVLRGEEFNGALAVHRLEQWLIENHSYQPQYAVSELNEKDFWRMFDASHYEHCRQKYGAVGTFMSVYYKSKKGRKTEKEVQEAEAAILEPAYADEA; the protein is encoded by the exons ATGGCAGATCTACAGGAGCCTCTCGTCCGTCCGAAGAGGAAGAAGGTTTTGGTGGACTACTTAGTACAGTTCCGATGGATTTTGGTGATATTTGTGGTGCTTCCAATTTCAGCTCTAATCTACTTCAATATCTATTTGGGCGATGTCTGGTCTGCCATGAAATCTGAGAAGCGCCGCCAGAGGGAACACGATGATAATGTGCAGAAAGTTGTGAAGCGGCTCAAGCAGAGGAACCCAAAGAAGGATGGCCTTGTTTGCACTGCTAGGAAACCTTGGATTGCTGTTGGCATGCGTAATGTAGACTACAAGCGTGCTAGGCATTTTGAGGTTGACCTTTCTGCCTTCAGGAACATTCTTGAGATTGACAGAGAGAGAATGGTTGCCAAGGTTGAGCCTCTTGTTAACATGGGCCAGATAACCAGAGCTACATGCCCAATGAACCTTGCCCTTGCAGTAGTTGCTGAGCTTGATGACCTTACTGTTGGGGGACTGATCAATGGTTATGGAATTGAAGGGAGCTCTCATCTCTATGGTCTTTTCTCGGATACTGTTGTTGCAATGGAAATTGTTCTTGCAGACGGGCGAGTTGTTAGAGCCACTAAGGATAATGAGTTCTCTGACCTTTTCTATGGCATTCCCTGGTCCCAGGGAACACTTGGGTTTCTTGTTTCAGCTGAGATCAAACTCATTCCCATCAAGGAATACATGAGGCTCACGTATACTCCAGCTAAAGGGTCACTGAAAGATATAGCACAAGCTTATGCTGATTCATTTGCACCACGTGACGGTGACCCTGCAAAGGTCCCAGACTTTGTTGAGGGAATGGTGTACACAGAAACTGAGGGTGTCATGATGACTGGTATGTATGCTTCCAAAGAAGAGGCAAAGAAGCCAGGCAATAAGATTAACAACGTTGGGTGGTGGTTTAAGCCTTGGTTTTACCAGCATGCTCAGACAGCACTCAAGAAGGGTGAGTTTGTGGAGTACATTCCAACAAGAGAGTACTATCATCGTCACACCCGGTGCCTGTACTGGGAGGGGAAGCTGATCTTGCCGTTCGGTGACCAATTCTGGTTCAGGTTTCTCTTGGGCTGGCTGATGCCACCAAAGGTGTCTCTACTCAAGGCCACCCAGGGTGAATCTATCAGGAATTACTACCATGACAACCATGTGATTCAAGACATGCTGGTTCCCTTGTACAaagttggagatgctcttgaGTTTGTTCACAAGGAAATGGAG GTTTATCCACTCTGGTTGTGCCCACACCGGCTCTACAAGCTCCCTGTGAAAACAATGGTGTACCCAGAGCCAGGCTTTGAGCACCACCACAGGCAAGGGGACACTAGCTATGCCCAGATGTTCACTGATGTTGGTGTGTACTACGCTCCTGCTGCCGTCCTGAGGGGCGAGGAGTTCAACGGCGCTCTGGCTGTCCACAGGCTGGAGCAGTGGCTGATCGAGAACCACAGCTACCAGCCACAGTACGCCGTCTCCGAGCTCAATGAGAAGGACTTCTGGAGGATGTTTGATGCTTCTCACTACGAGCATTGCCGCCAAAAGTATGGCGCCGTCGGGACCTTCATGAGCGTCTACTACAAGTCCAAGAAGGGGAGGAAGACCGAGAAGGAGGTGCAGGAAGCCGAGGCCGCCATCCTTGAGCCAGCTTACGCCGATGAGGCGTAA
- the LOC121055619 gene encoding protein BIG GRAIN 1-like: MREMEMRWAPAPAPTRPRRRAPDQPSFSSTLLDAICDSMDEGEPAGRDTQPRNAAKKRQEAAGSYYYYYKPSLAASYRARAAAAPARGNGGAASPADCPGRGYFSSSEVEYSLRRLRPIRTSAGGGGDGAAIARRQQQPPPAVEKAMRAAKKPASASGARGCRRPASPGARLASLLNSIFSGGKRPSAQRPACSPDHQDPACSTAHARPCLARAPSTARARPSRSRTVRFLDIDGKVAVAAAVAGCRRIPVVEVEADTDGGEEGSDASSDLFELDNLAAIAPAGGRGSSYRDELPVYGTTVHRDVGRRRRPYGYALDRSWSRVV; this comes from the coding sequence ATGCGCGAGATGGAGATGAggtgggcgccggcgccggcgccaacGAGGCCGAGGCGACGGGCGCCTGACCAGCCGTCCTTCTCGTCCACTCTGCTCGACGCCATCTGTGACTCCATGGATGAGGGCGAGCCGGCCGGGCGTGATACGCAGCCAAGAAACGCGGCCAAGAAGAggcaggaggcggcggggagctactactactactacaagcCTTCGCTGGCCGCCAGCTACcgggcgcgcgccgccgccgcgccggcgcgggggAATGGCGGCGCGGCTTCCCCGGCGGATTGCCCCGGGAGAGGTTACTTCTCGTCGTCTGAGGTGGAGTACTCgcttcgccgcctccgcccgatccgcacctccgccggcggcgggggagacgGCGCCGCGATCGCgcggaggcagcagcagccgccgccggctgtgGAGAAGGCGATGAGGGCGGCGAAGAAGCCGGCGTCCGCATCCGGCGCACGCGGGTGCCGCAGGCCGGCGTCCCccggcgcgcggctcgcgAGCTTGCTCAACTCCATCTTCTCCGGCGGCAAGCGGCCCTCCGCGCAGCGCCCCGCGTGCTCGCCGGACCACCAGGACCCGGCGTGCTCGACGGCGCACGCGCGCCCCTGCCTCGCCAGGGCGCCGTccacggcgagggcgcggccgAGCCGGAGCAGGACCGTCCGGTTCCTCGACATCGACGGCAAGGTTGCGGTCGCCGCGGCAGTCGCCGGATGCCGGCGAATCCCGGTCGTGGAGGTCGAGGCCgacaccgacggcggcgaggagggcagCGACGCGAGCTCGGACCTGTTCGAGCTCGACAACCTCGCGGCCATTGCTCCGGCGGGTGGTCGCGGTAGCTCCTACAGGGACGAGCTGCCGGTGTACGGAACCACCGTGCACCGCGAcgttggccgccgccgccgcccgtacGGCTACGCTCTCGACCGGAGCTGGAGTAGAGTTGTCTGA